A window of Gimesia sp. genomic DNA:
AGGCGACTTTGAAAGCGATACGGATTCCAGACCATCGCGATTTTACGCACCGGTTTGATACCGCTCATGGAACGATAGACGCGGCGGTCACTCTGGTCCAGTTTGCGTGCCATCTGCGGTACCATTGAAATGCCATGCGAAAGCGAGACCAGTTCCTGCACCATCGCCAGCTGGCTCGTCTGTTCGACGGCCACCGGATGAAATGAGCGCTGCCGACAGAACGAGACAATGTTGTCCGACAGGCAGTGTGCTTCATCGAGCAGCACGAACGGGAGCGATTTAATATCGTTCAGCCGAATCTGTGGTTTGTTGACCAGTGGATGATCGGGGGGCAGAACCAGCAGCAGTTCTTCCTGAAACAGTTCTTCGATCTCCAGATATTTCGCCGGGACCGGCAACGCCAGAATGGCCAGGTCGATTTCTCCCTGGGTACACCGCTTCAGTAGATGGTCTGTGGTGTCCTCCTGCACGATAATTGAGGCCGCCGAGAATTCAGTGGAAAACTGTCGCAGCAGGTTCGGTAAAAAGAACGGTGCGATGGTCGGGATTGCCCCGATGCGAATCTGGCCACTGCGGCCATCGTCTGAGATCTCGGCTTTGGTATCTTCGATCAAAGTCAGAATCTGCTGCGCTCGTGACTGGAGCAGGGTGCCGGCGTCGGTGAGGGCGACCGAGCGTGTCCTGCGTTCGAAGACCGGCTGGCCCAGTTCTTCTTCCAGTTTCTGGATCGAGCGGCTCAAGGCCGGCTGGGAAATATTCAGTTCTTCCGCCGCCCGGGTAAAATTTCCCCGCTCTGCGACCCTCAGAAAATAGCGTAACTGATCGACTTCCATTGATGCATGTCTCCGCACGTTAATGTGATATTCGCATTGTATGGTATGTCGACTATGAATGAAATGCATGAAGAATCGGCTGGATCTTTATCGCTGGTAAACCGGGCGAACTTTCCGGACGGAACTGCATAAATCATGGTATAATAGTGTGTTGAGGTTCGATTCCACTGGGGAAGTTCGTCGATATTAATGGATGGTCTGCAGCAGATGAACATATCAAGATCATTGCATGTTATCCGTCTGTGAATTACTATTAATAGAGAGATCCCACCTTGCGTAAGCGAGTTCCCACCATGCTCACTCCAACGGAGTTTTTGATGACTACTGGATTGAAACGCATCTGTCTCATTCTGCCATTACTGACGGCTCTGGCGACGACCGTTTCTGCAGAGACGAAGCAGCCGGAACAACTGACGTACGAAGAACACATTCGGCCCATCTTCCGCGCCCATTGTTATGACTGTCACGGTGCGACGAAGGACCTCAAAGGGGGCCTCGATTTACGGCTGGTCCGTTTCCTGATCAAAGGCGGCGATTCGGGAGAATCGATCATCCCCGGGAAACCGGATGAGAGTTATCTGATGGAGCGTATTGAAAGTGGCGATATGCCTCCCGGCGAAGCCCGCGTTCCGGAACACGAAATTGAGATCCTCAAACGCTGGATCGCCGCCGGTGCGAAGACCGCGCGTCCCGAACCCGAATCGATTGGGGTCGGGTTAGGCATCACACCTGAAGAACGTGCCTACTGGGCCTTCCAGCCGATTAAGCGTCCCGAGCTTTCTCAGGAAGCAAAAGAGAATCGCCGAGTGCGGACTCCCATCGATGCATTGCTCTTACAGGCGATGCCCGAGGGACTCACTTTTTCGCCGGATACCGATCGACGCACGCTGATCAAACGGGCTTACTTCGATCTGCTGGGATTGCCCCCCAGCCCCGCGGAGATGCAGAAAGCACTCGCGGATCAATCGGAGGGCTGGTATGAACGTCTGCTGGATGAACTGCTCGCATCGCCTCACTACGGGGAACGCTGGGCGCGTCACTGGTTGGATGTCGCCGGCTATGCAGACTCAGAAGGCTACACGGTTAAAGATGATGTCCGACCCTGGGCCTGGAAGTACCGCGACTATGTCATTAAATCATTGAATGAAAACAAACCCTTCAATCAGTTTATCACCGAACAGTTGGCGGGAGACGAACTGGCGGGCAAGCGGGAAGGGGACCTGACTCCACAGCAGATCGAACTGCTCAGTGCGACCGGTTTTCTGCGGATGGCCGCCGATGGAACCGGGAGCGGCAGTAATAACCCGGAAGCACGCAACCAGGTGATCGCCGACACGATGAAAATTGTCGGCTCTTCACTGCTGGGGTTGAGTGTGGCGTGTGCGCAGTGTCACGATCACCGCTATGATCCCATTCCGCAGTCTGACTACTTCGCACTGCGGGCGATCTTTGAACCCACCTTTGACTGGCAGAAATGGCAGACACCGCAGCAGCGACGGATCTCGCTCTACACCGCAGCTGATCGTGCTGAGGCAGCCAAGGTCGAAGCGGAAGCACAGAAGGTGCTGGCTGAGAAAAATGAAGTCCAGGCCAAGTATATGGCACAGGCGCTGGAGACGGAGCTCAAGAAATATGAATCACCGCTCCGCGAACAGTTGAAGGCTGCCTACGACACGCCCAAGGCCAAGCGGACCGCAGAACAGAATGAGCTGCTCAAGAAACACCCGAGTGTGAATATCACGCCCGGCGTGCTCTATCAGTATATTCCGAAATCGCGAGAAGAGATGCAGGAGTTTGACAAGAAGATCGCGGAGATTCGCCAGAAGAAACCGGTCGAAGAATTTCTGCGGGTCGCCGTTGAGCCTCCTGGACATGTTCCGGTGACAAAGCTCTTCCATCGGGGCGATTACCGTCAGCCTCAGCAGGAGATCAAACCGGGAGGTTTGAAAGTGGTCTCCCCGCCGGATCAACAGCAGCTGTTCCCCGAGAACGATGCGTCTCTTCCGACGACGGGGCGGCGGCTGGCCTTTGCCCGCTGGCTGACCAGCGGCGAACATCCCCTGGTGGCCCGCGTTCTGGTCAACCGTTTCTGGATGCATCACTTTGGACGGGCGATTGTGGCGACCCCGGGTGAGTTTGGAAAACTGGGAGCGAGTCCCACTCATGAAAAACTGCTGGACTGGCTGGCTGCTGAGTTCATGACTCAGGGCTGGGATCTGAAGAAACTGCATAAAACCATCATGCTCTCCACTGCGTATCGTCAGGAGGGAGCCCCCGATCCCAGTAAAGAATCGATTGATCCGGACAACCATTACTACTGGCGGAAGCCGATCCTGCGACTCGAAGCTGAAACGATCCGCGACCGGATGTTGAAGGTGACCGGTCAACTCGACGAGCAACTGTATGGGGCGCCGGTCAGTATTAAAGAAGACGACTTCGGCCAGATCGTGGTGTCGGGTGAGCAGCATCGCCGCAGCCTGTATGTCATGGCCCGCCGCAGTCAGCCGGTCGGCATGCTGCAGACCTTCGATGCGCCCGTGATGGAAACCAACTGTGAGCGTCGTTCCAGTTCGACCGTGGCGACTCAGTCGCTGATGCTGATGAACGGCAGCTTTATCCTGTCACAATCCGGCAAGCTGGCAGAAAAACTGACCAGTGAAGCACCCGAACTCAAGCCAGAAACGCTGGCACAGCTGCCGGCACTCCCCGCGACGGCGAAGCCCGTCTGGAGTTATGGCTATCGCAGCCTGGCTGATACGAAATCGTTGACCAGTGAATTTACGCCACTGCCACACTGGACCGGATCCAGCTGGCAGGGAGGTCCTAAGCTTCCCGATCCACAACTGGGCTGGGTCACTCTAAATGCCGGCGGTGGACATCCCGCTACGAAATATGCCGCAGTCCGTCGCTGGACCGCGCCTGCAGCGGGCACACTGTCTGTCACAGGCAAGCTGCAGCACGGGAACGAAAACGGGGACGGCGTCCAGACGCTGGTTCTCTCCAGTCGTTCCGGTCTGGCTGGTGAGTGGAAAGTGCATCACAGCGCCGCCGATACGAACGTGGCTTCACTGGCTGTACAGCAGGGGGACACGATCGATTTCATCACAGGCTGCAATGGTAATACCGGCTTCGATTCTTTCTCCTGGGGGCTGCAGCTGACCCTCAAGGCTGAAGGCGGTCCGACTTTCAAATGGGATTCGGCAGCCGAGTTTCGGGGGCCGGAACCACCGCAGAAAAGTCTGCCCGCTCAGGCTTCGTATGCGTTTGAGCTGGCTTATTGTCGCAAACCGACGGACGACGAATTGCAGATGGTGATCCGCTTCATTGGAAACCAGCTGGCCTGGCTGCAGCAGCATCCCGATCAGTTGCCCAAGGGAGTCACCCCGGTTCGGCAGACGATGACCAATCTCTGCCAGACTCTGATGAGCTCCAACGAGTTTTTATACATCGATTAGTAAACTACTGCTGCATCGCGGTACATAATGTTCGCGCGATGCCAGTACAGATACTCCTTTGAATCAGGTGAGTTACTGATGACACAGTTTTTCAGCAGACGACAGTTTCTGGCAGAAAATGCAATGGGGATTGGCTCGGTCGCTTTGGCCTGGCTGTTGAACCAGGAGCAGGCCCAGGCCCGCCCCAAAAGCGTGACCGCGGAGCAGGAACACTTCGACCTGAAGCCAAAACCCGCACCAATGGCACCGCAGGCTAAAGCGATGATTTCGCTGTTCCAGCACGGCGGACCGGCGCACATGGATCTGACTGATCCCAAGCCGGAGCTGTCCAAGTACAGCGGCACCGATTTTAAAGGGGATATTCACTACAGCTTCGTAAATGAAGCCAGTAAGAAGCTGCTGGGCAGTCCCTGGAAATTTCGCAAACATGGTGAATGTGGCACCGAGCTTTCAGAACTGCTGCCGCACCTGGGAGAGGTCGCCGACGATATCTGCCTGATTCGTTCGATGCACACCGGAGCCAATGGTCACGAAGTTTCCATCCGTTATTTTCACGGTGGCATTCCCGGCGTTGTCGGGCGACCGAATCTTGGGTCGTGGCTGGTTTACGGTCTCGGATCGGAATCGCAGAACCTGCCGGCATACATGGTACTCACCGATCCGGGCGGACTGCCTGTGGACGGCGTGACCAACTGGTCCAACGGGTTCATGCCTTCGCTGTTCCAGGGAACCGTACTGCGTCCCAAAGAGCCGCGGATTCTGAACCTGGATGCACCCGCGCATCTGCAGGGAGATCTGCAGGCCCAAAACCTGGAACTGCTGCAGTCTTTGAACCGGAAACATTATGAACAGCATCCGCATGAGTCCGATCTCGAAGCACGCATCGCCAGCTACGAACTTGCAGCGCGGATGCAGACCGCGGCCCGCGAAGCACTCGACCTGTCACAGGAAACGCAGGCGACTCAGGAAATGTACGGCTTGAACAATCCCAAGACCCGCGACTACGGTACCCGCTGTCTGATTGCCCGCCGACTGGTAGAGCGGGGCGTTCGGTTCGTGCAACTGTTCCTGGGAGGGCAGCCGTGGGACAATCACAGCAGTATCATTACCGGGCTGCCTGCGATTTGTGGTCGCACCGATCAACCTGCGGCGGCACTCGTTAAAGACCTCAAACAGCGCGGGATGCTGGATTCCACACTGGTCCACTGGGGGGGCGAAATCGGTCGTCTGCCTGTGACCCAGGATCATGGCGATCCCAAGAAAGCGGGCCGCGATCACAACGGGCAGGGCTTCAGCATCTGGCTGGCCGGCGGCGGAATCAAGCCGGGGATGACCTTCGGCAAAACCGACGAATTCGGGCACAAGGCAGTTGAGAATGTGGTCACCCCCAATGACTTCCAGGCAACCATCATGCGGCTGTTTGGGCTCGATCATCAGAAGCTGTTGTTCTTCTATAACGGACAGGAGCAAATGATTACTAATAACCGTCCAGCTCGCGTCGTATCCGAAATCCTGAACAAACCGGTGCCAACTGTCGGAGGAGACGCCTGAAGTTGAGGCGTTTCGGCAACATCTCGTTAAATCCGTACGTGAGCGGGAATATCGATCAGCGGGTCGATTTTTTCGCTCATTTTCCGTTTGCCTCAGTGACGGAAAGAGGGGAAAGTTCAAGTACTTAATTAAACTTAAATATTGACAGTGTCGATTCACATTAGTAAGGTTTTATATAGAGATAGCGCTATATTAAGCATCCCTCCATCACTCAATCCCACCCCAATCAGAGCCGCCATGAATATCTTGCCTCAAGCAGTATCGACGCGTCGGTTATTTTTCGGTTTGACTCTTCTGCTGGTCTCACTTTATCTCAGTAATGCCACCCATGCCGAAGACGTGAAACAGCCGGTCAGTTTTGTGAATGATGTGATTCCCGTCCTGACGAAAGCAGGCTGTAACATGGGAACCTGTCATGCGAAAGCAGGGGGAGGCCAGAACGGTTTTCAGCTCTCGCTGCTGGGATTCGAACCGCTCGAAGATTACGACAGCCTGGTCAAGGAAGCACACGGACGACGTCTGTTTCCTGTTGCTCCGACTCAGAGTCTGCTGCTGACCAAAGCGACCAACGAAACACCACATGGTGGCGGCAAGCGGCTGAATCGGGATTCCGAAGGTTACCGGCTGATTCAGCGCTGGATTGAAGAAGGCGCGCAATGGAAGACCGGCGCTGAGCCGGAACTGGTCTCCGTCGAAGTGCAGCCCGAACGCGGCCTGGTTGAGATGGGCGAAAAACAGCAGCTCAAGGCCATCGCCAAATATTCCGACGGCTCGACCCGTAACGTGACACACACTGCGTTATATGAATCCAACATTAAGTCGATGGCGGACGTCGACGAAGAGGGACTTGTCAAAGTCAAAGACATCCCGGGGAAAGTCGCCATTATGGTTCGTTACCAGGGAAAGATCGCGGTCTTCACCGCAGCCATTCCCCTCAACGCACCGATTCAGAAAGTACCCAGCGAAAAGAATTTCATCGATCAGCATGTGTTCGCGAACCTCAAAGAACTGGGGATTCCTCCTTCGCCGGTCTGCGACGATGCGACCTTCCTTCGCCGGGTGACGATTGATATCTGTGGTCGTTTCCCCACAGAGGAAGAAACAAAAACATTTCTGGCCAGCACCGAAGCCGACAAGCGGGACAAACTCGTGGAGCGTCTGCTGCAGAGCCCGAACTATGCGGATTACTTCGCTTCTAAATGGACGCCGCTCCTGAAAAACCGTCGGGACGCCGCCAGTGATATTACATCGAACTTTGCTTTCCACGCCTGGATCCGCGACAGCATGCTGGCCAACGTGCCCTACGATCAACTTGTTCGTGAACTGCTGGGTGCAACCGGAACCGTTGTCAGCAATCCGCCTGTCGCCTGGTATAAACGGGTGACCGATCCCAAGGAACAGCTCGAAGATATTGCCCAGTTGTTCCTGGGAGTTCGTATGCAGTGTGCCCAGTGCCACCACCATCCGTTCGAACGCTGGAGCCAGGACGACTATTACGGTCTGGCAGCATTCTTCTCGCAGATCGGACGTAAGCCGACCGGTACACGGGGCGAAGACCTGATCTTCCACGAACGAGGTGTGGCCCAGGCGAAGAATGTCAAATCAGGTGAAATGCTGAAACCTGTCGCGCTGGGAGATTCTGTGGGTGAGATTTCACCCGATGAAGATCCCCGTCTGAAACTGGTTAACTGGATGAGTTCTCCGGAGAATCCTTTCTTCGCGAAGGCCCTGGTGAACCGCTACTGGAAACATTTCTTCAAGCGGGCCTTGATTGAACCCGAGGATGACATTCGGGACACCAACCCCCCTTCGAACCCGGAACTGATGGCTGCTCTGGAAGCACATTTCATTAAGTCCGGATTCGATCTGAAGGCACTGGTCAAGGTGATTACCCAGTCGCACACGTATCAGTTGAGTTCGATGCCCAACGAATACAATCTACTTGATCGCCAGAATTACTCGCGGTTCTATCCGCGACGTCTGCAGGCTGAGGTGATGCTCGATTCCATCGATGATCTGGCCGGGTCGACCAGCTCGTTCGCGAACCTGCCACCGGGGACCCGGGCGATTGCCTTACCCGATAACAGTTACACCAATTCCTCAGCGTTTCTGAAAGTCTTCGGTCGTCCCAACAGTGCATCCGTCTGTGAATGCGAGCGGGAACAGACTTCCAGCCTGGCTCAGAGCCTGCACCTGATGAATTCGAACGAGGTCAAGTCGAAGCTGGCAGCCGGAGGTGGCCGGGCCGCCCAACTCGCGAAAGAAGACGAGCCCATCGAAGCCCAGGTGAAAGAGCTCTACATGGCTGCTTTTTCACGTGAGCCTCGTCCCGAAGAATTGAAAACCGCAATCGAATTTCTGACGACTCCGGTCGAAGATGGAAAAACCAAAGCGGATGCAAAGAAAAAACCGACCAACAAAGATTTTCAGGATTTGATCTGGGCCTTGATGAACACGAAGGAGTTTCTGTTCAATCACTAGGCAGCCGATTTTTATCAACTGGTAATCTGTCAGCAACGCGACCTGAAAACGACGAATCAATTAAAACCTTCTATCCAGAGGCTGTGAATCATGAAAGCTCTTCGACCGCAACTTTCTCTCGTTGTGGGGATCTGTCTCATCACTCTGGGGCTGTCTGCTTCCACCGCGAACGCACAGTCCGTCTGCCTGCCCGCTCCGCGTCTACTGACCACGATGCCCATGGGCGGACAGGTCGGCACAACGTTCGAAGTCAAAATTGCTGGTGAAGATATTGATGATGCTGAAGAACTCAACTTTTCCCATCCTGGGATCACTGCGGAACCCAAGCTGGATCAAAATGGCCTGCCGATCGCCAATCAGTACGTGGTGACAATTGCCAAAGACTGTCCGGTTGGTGTTCATGAAGCACGCGTGATGACCCGGCTTGGCCTCTCGACTTCCCGTGCCTTCAATGTGGGAGACCTGACCGAAGCCGTTCAGACCCCTGGCAAAAATTCTTCACTGGAAACGGCGATGCAACTGGATCTGAACTCGATCTGTAATGCCATCATGACCAGCCGCAAGATCGATTACTACACCTTCGAGGCCAAAGAAGGGCAGCGGGTTGTCGTCGATTGTGCTGCCAAGGGCATTGATTCCAAACTGAATCCGGTCGTCATCATTGCCAATGAGCGCGGCATGGACCTGGTCGTTGAACGTCGCGGCGGCATGCTCGATTTCAAAGTTCCCCAGACCGGAAAATATGTGATTAAAGTGCACGGTCTGACTTACGATGGTGGTCCGCATCACTTTTATCGCCTGGCCGTCAAAGCAGTACAGCCAGATGAGCTTGTAAAACGACTGCCTTCGATTCAATCCGTGAGTGCGTTTTCCTGGCCGCCCGCCGGTCTGACTGATGCCAACATCCTTCCCGAAGCGGAACCGAATAACAAACACGCCGAAGCCCAGAAAATCACCCTGCCGTGTGACATCACCGGTAATTTCTATCCCGCAGCCGACGTCGATACCTTCGAGTTCAACGCGAAGAAAGGGGAAGTCTGGTGGGTGGAAGTTGCTTCCGAACGTCTGGGGCGACCTACCGATCCTTCGATCGTCGTTCAGCAGGTCACCGGCACTGGTGCTGATGAGAAACGGACCGACCTGGTCGAGCTGAAAGACATTCCCAGTCCGGTCAAAGTTTCCAGCAACGGCTATTCTTATGACGGACCTCCCTACAATGCCGGTTCGTCCGATATCCTCGGTAAAATGGTGATTAAGCAGGATGGCGTCCATCGGCTGCAGATTCGAGACCTGTTCGGGGGAACCCGCAACGATCCGAAAAACATTTACCGCCTGGTGATCCGCAAAGCGGCTCCCGACTTCGCAATTGTCGGCTGGGCGTTGCATATGAATCTACGTAATGGAGACCGCAACGCACTCTCCAAGCCCATCGCCCTGCGGGGGGGAGCGACGATGCCTTTCGAAGTGGTTGTGGTACGCCGCGATGGCTTTGATGGTGAGATCGAACTTTTCATGGATAACCTGCCTGAGGGAGTGACAGTGAGTGGAGTGAGAATTCCCCAAGGCAAATCCCGGGGCATTATGCTGATTACGGCTGAAGAAAATGCACCCCAGGGATACACGAGTGCCAACTTCTATGGTAAAGCGACCATTGATGGTAAAGAGGTAACCCATCCCTGTTACCTGGCTTCAATGCAGTGGCCGGTCAAGAACGCCTGGAGTGAAATTCCCAGTCCACGGCTCATGGCCGACGTTCCGGTTTCGGTGACCGAATCCGAACAGGCCCCGATCACGATTACCCCCGCGGAAGATAAAGTCTTTGAAGTCACCGCTGGCGAAAAACTGACCATTCCGCTCAAGCACATTCGTCGCAGTGATTTTTCAGGGGCGAATATTACTCTGAAAACCTTCGGCGATGGCTTTGATCGCAATCCGGCCTTTGATGCCACTCTCAAAGGGGACAGTTCCGAAGCCGTGCTTGATCTGGCAAAACTGAAGCCCGCTCCCGGCGAATACAACATTGCATTTTACGGATATGCAGTTGCCCGCTATCGGGAAAATCCGACTGGCGTCGCCCTTGCAGAAGCAGGGCTCAAGCAGGCGAAACTGGAAGCGGAAGCTCTGTCCGCCAATGCAGACAAACTCGCAAAAATTGCCGAGTCTGCTCCTGATGCCGAACGTCCCGGTGCGAAATCTGCAGCGAAAGAGGCGGCAGCCAAAGCAAAAGTAGCTCAGAGCGACATCACAAAAGCCGATAAACAGTTAAAAGCAGCCGTTGCTCGCGCCAAGCCCAAAGATATCGTCGACATCATCGTCTCCACTCCGATTCGTGTTCGTGTCAATCCAGCTAAGAAGGCCCAATAGAGATGACAGACAACTTTTATGCTTCATCGATTCAACCCTGTCCGGGACCGGTCAATCGTCGTGGCTTTCTCCGCATGGGACTCGCTGGCTTTGCTTCACTGAGCTTGCCTGGAATTCTGCGTCTGCGGGCCGCCAGCCCGGTGCAGAAGAAAAAAGATAACACGGCCGTCATCATGGTCTGGCAGCCGGGTGGGTGCTCGCACATCGACACGTACGATCCGAAACCGACTGCTCCCGTTGAATATCGCGGCCCGTTTAATACGATCCGTACCAGCGTACCGGGGATTGATTTCACCGAACTGCTGCCCATGCAGGCGAAGATTGCGGATAAATTCACGGTGCTGCGTTCCATGCGTCACGGCAGTCCCGGCCATCCCGCGGGAACACTGCGGATGCTGACCGGCGATACGGACATTCGCGATAAAACCAATCCCAAGTATCCGGACTGGATGTGCGTCACGAATTATCTGCGTTCCAAGCAGGGACCGCGGGAAAATCCATTGCCACCATATGTCGGCATCAACTTCTCTTCGCAGAGAGTCGGGGCGGCTTACCTGGGCGATGCCTACGGTCCGTTTACGGTATCCGGAGATCCGAACAGACCGAATTTCAGTGTGCCTAATATCGGTCTGTCCAATGCCTCTGAAGTGAAGCAGCTGGATCGCCGGGCTGATCTCCGTGCAAAACTGGATACTCTGGAACGCTCTTTCGACCAGGCCGGGGAACTTGAAGCACTGGACGAATTCGAAGCACAGGCGTTGACTCTGCTGACCAATCCCAAGGCAAAAGACGCATTCGATCTTAGTAAGGAAGATGATAAGACACGCGATCGCTATGGTCGTAACTCCTGGGGACAGCAGTTGCTGATGGCGCGTCGTCTGGTCGAAGCGGGCGTCGATGTGATTTCGACCAGCCTCAGTGGTCCTCTCTGTGGTCGCGTCAATAACTGGGATGACCACGCCGTGAATCACCATGTGTTTGATGCTCTGCGTTTCCGTTCACAAGCTTACGACCAGGCCGTCTCGGCTCTGATCGAAGACATCTACGACCGGGGCCTGGATGAACGGGTGCTGGTTGTGGTGACAGGTGAATTTGGCCGGACTCCCAAGGTGAATTACCAGCCCAGTACCGGGGAAGGAAACGCGAGTGCTCCCGCCGGAACCAAGCAGCCCGGTCGCGACCACTGGCCACGTGCGTTCTCTAATATCTGGGCCGGTGGCGGTATCGAAACCGGACGCTTCATCGGTGCCAGCGACAAGCTGGGTGAAGATTCCATCGAACGCATCTGCGGTGCGGGTGATTTCCTGGCGACGATTTACCACCATTTGGGCATCGATTCCTCGAACGTCTTCATCGAAGATTTCAACGGACGTCCGACACCCATTATCGCCGACCAGGGCAAACCGATTCCGGAACTGCTGGGTTAGTTCCCTGC
This region includes:
- a CDS encoding LysR family transcriptional regulator, which codes for MEVDQLRYFLRVAERGNFTRAAEELNISQPALSRSIQKLEEELGQPVFERRTRSVALTDAGTLLQSRAQQILTLIEDTKAEISDDGRSGQIRIGAIPTIAPFFLPNLLRQFSTEFSAASIIVQEDTTDHLLKRCTQGEIDLAILALPVPAKYLEIEELFQEELLLVLPPDHPLVNKPQIRLNDIKSLPFVLLDEAHCLSDNIVSFCRQRSFHPVAVEQTSQLAMVQELVSLSHGISMVPQMARKLDQSDRRVYRSMSGIKPVRKIAMVWNPYRFQSRLLQAFQEHLRAYARQQDVCPS
- a CDS encoding PSD1 and planctomycete cytochrome C domain-containing protein — encoded protein: MTTGLKRICLILPLLTALATTVSAETKQPEQLTYEEHIRPIFRAHCYDCHGATKDLKGGLDLRLVRFLIKGGDSGESIIPGKPDESYLMERIESGDMPPGEARVPEHEIEILKRWIAAGAKTARPEPESIGVGLGITPEERAYWAFQPIKRPELSQEAKENRRVRTPIDALLLQAMPEGLTFSPDTDRRTLIKRAYFDLLGLPPSPAEMQKALADQSEGWYERLLDELLASPHYGERWARHWLDVAGYADSEGYTVKDDVRPWAWKYRDYVIKSLNENKPFNQFITEQLAGDELAGKREGDLTPQQIELLSATGFLRMAADGTGSGSNNPEARNQVIADTMKIVGSSLLGLSVACAQCHDHRYDPIPQSDYFALRAIFEPTFDWQKWQTPQQRRISLYTAADRAEAAKVEAEAQKVLAEKNEVQAKYMAQALETELKKYESPLREQLKAAYDTPKAKRTAEQNELLKKHPSVNITPGVLYQYIPKSREEMQEFDKKIAEIRQKKPVEEFLRVAVEPPGHVPVTKLFHRGDYRQPQQEIKPGGLKVVSPPDQQQLFPENDASLPTTGRRLAFARWLTSGEHPLVARVLVNRFWMHHFGRAIVATPGEFGKLGASPTHEKLLDWLAAEFMTQGWDLKKLHKTIMLSTAYRQEGAPDPSKESIDPDNHYYWRKPILRLEAETIRDRMLKVTGQLDEQLYGAPVSIKEDDFGQIVVSGEQHRRSLYVMARRSQPVGMLQTFDAPVMETNCERRSSSTVATQSLMLMNGSFILSQSGKLAEKLTSEAPELKPETLAQLPALPATAKPVWSYGYRSLADTKSLTSEFTPLPHWTGSSWQGGPKLPDPQLGWVTLNAGGGHPATKYAAVRRWTAPAAGTLSVTGKLQHGNENGDGVQTLVLSSRSGLAGEWKVHHSAADTNVASLAVQQGDTIDFITGCNGNTGFDSFSWGLQLTLKAEGGPTFKWDSAAEFRGPEPPQKSLPAQASYAFELAYCRKPTDDELQMVIRFIGNQLAWLQQHPDQLPKGVTPVRQTMTNLCQTLMSSNEFLYID
- a CDS encoding DUF1501 domain-containing protein, with product MTQFFSRRQFLAENAMGIGSVALAWLLNQEQAQARPKSVTAEQEHFDLKPKPAPMAPQAKAMISLFQHGGPAHMDLTDPKPELSKYSGTDFKGDIHYSFVNEASKKLLGSPWKFRKHGECGTELSELLPHLGEVADDICLIRSMHTGANGHEVSIRYFHGGIPGVVGRPNLGSWLVYGLGSESQNLPAYMVLTDPGGLPVDGVTNWSNGFMPSLFQGTVLRPKEPRILNLDAPAHLQGDLQAQNLELLQSLNRKHYEQHPHESDLEARIASYELAARMQTAAREALDLSQETQATQEMYGLNNPKTRDYGTRCLIARRLVERGVRFVQLFLGGQPWDNHSSIITGLPAICGRTDQPAAALVKDLKQRGMLDSTLVHWGGEIGRLPVTQDHGDPKKAGRDHNGQGFSIWLAGGGIKPGMTFGKTDEFGHKAVENVVTPNDFQATIMRLFGLDHQKLLFFYNGQEQMITNNRPARVVSEILNKPVPTVGGDA
- a CDS encoding DUF1549 and DUF1553 domain-containing protein; the protein is MNILPQAVSTRRLFFGLTLLLVSLYLSNATHAEDVKQPVSFVNDVIPVLTKAGCNMGTCHAKAGGGQNGFQLSLLGFEPLEDYDSLVKEAHGRRLFPVAPTQSLLLTKATNETPHGGGKRLNRDSEGYRLIQRWIEEGAQWKTGAEPELVSVEVQPERGLVEMGEKQQLKAIAKYSDGSTRNVTHTALYESNIKSMADVDEEGLVKVKDIPGKVAIMVRYQGKIAVFTAAIPLNAPIQKVPSEKNFIDQHVFANLKELGIPPSPVCDDATFLRRVTIDICGRFPTEEETKTFLASTEADKRDKLVERLLQSPNYADYFASKWTPLLKNRRDAASDITSNFAFHAWIRDSMLANVPYDQLVRELLGATGTVVSNPPVAWYKRVTDPKEQLEDIAQLFLGVRMQCAQCHHHPFERWSQDDYYGLAAFFSQIGRKPTGTRGEDLIFHERGVAQAKNVKSGEMLKPVALGDSVGEISPDEDPRLKLVNWMSSPENPFFAKALVNRYWKHFFKRALIEPEDDIRDTNPPSNPELMAALEAHFIKSGFDLKALVKVITQSHTYQLSSMPNEYNLLDRQNYSRFYPRRLQAEVMLDSIDDLAGSTSSFANLPPGTRAIALPDNSYTNSSAFLKVFGRPNSASVCECEREQTSSLAQSLHLMNSNEVKSKLAAGGGRAAQLAKEDEPIEAQVKELYMAAFSREPRPEELKTAIEFLTTPVEDGKTKADAKKKPTNKDFQDLIWALMNTKEFLFNH
- a CDS encoding serine protease, coding for MKALRPQLSLVVGICLITLGLSASTANAQSVCLPAPRLLTTMPMGGQVGTTFEVKIAGEDIDDAEELNFSHPGITAEPKLDQNGLPIANQYVVTIAKDCPVGVHEARVMTRLGLSTSRAFNVGDLTEAVQTPGKNSSLETAMQLDLNSICNAIMTSRKIDYYTFEAKEGQRVVVDCAAKGIDSKLNPVVIIANERGMDLVVERRGGMLDFKVPQTGKYVIKVHGLTYDGGPHHFYRLAVKAVQPDELVKRLPSIQSVSAFSWPPAGLTDANILPEAEPNNKHAEAQKITLPCDITGNFYPAADVDTFEFNAKKGEVWWVEVASERLGRPTDPSIVVQQVTGTGADEKRTDLVELKDIPSPVKVSSNGYSYDGPPYNAGSSDILGKMVIKQDGVHRLQIRDLFGGTRNDPKNIYRLVIRKAAPDFAIVGWALHMNLRNGDRNALSKPIALRGGATMPFEVVVVRRDGFDGEIELFMDNLPEGVTVSGVRIPQGKSRGIMLITAEENAPQGYTSANFYGKATIDGKEVTHPCYLASMQWPVKNAWSEIPSPRLMADVPVSVTESEQAPITITPAEDKVFEVTAGEKLTIPLKHIRRSDFSGANITLKTFGDGFDRNPAFDATLKGDSSEAVLDLAKLKPAPGEYNIAFYGYAVARYRENPTGVALAEAGLKQAKLEAEALSANADKLAKIAESAPDAERPGAKSAAKEAAAKAKVAQSDITKADKQLKAAVARAKPKDIVDIIVSTPIRVRVNPAKKAQ